In Polycladomyces subterraneus, the following are encoded in one genomic region:
- a CDS encoding thioredoxin family protein: MKLLGGWFEKGVTWDEYVSGMQVNKENMLYIYEQYRMPDEDRLFYQQLRPRQWRVIALTADWCGDAMLCNAVLKRIAEVAGFELSFLIRDENLELMDQYLTNGKSRSIPIYIFIDREGRERAVWGPRSPEVQRLVDEMRSQLPDKADPQFETKQKEMFRGFKERILTDQSLWETVNRSIRARLEEALR, translated from the coding sequence ATGAAGCTTTTGGGGGGCTGGTTCGAAAAGGGCGTGACCTGGGATGAATATGTGAGTGGCATGCAAGTGAACAAAGAAAACATGCTGTACATATACGAACAATACCGCATGCCTGATGAAGATCGTTTGTTTTACCAGCAGCTGCGTCCTAGGCAATGGCGGGTGATTGCGCTCACGGCGGATTGGTGCGGAGATGCCATGTTGTGTAATGCGGTTTTGAAGCGGATTGCGGAGGTGGCCGGATTTGAGCTTTCCTTTCTGATCCGTGACGAGAATCTGGAGTTGATGGATCAATATTTGACCAACGGCAAGTCTCGCTCCATTCCTATCTATATTTTTATTGACAGAGAAGGACGGGAACGGGCGGTGTGGGGCCCACGCTCTCCGGAAGTACAACGGTTGGTGGATGAGATGAGAAGTCAGTTGCCAGACAAAGCGGATCCCCAGTTTGAGACAAAGCAAAAAGAAATGTTTCGCGGATTCAAGGAACGCATACTGACGGATCAGTCGTTGTGGGAGACGGTGAACCGCAGTATTCGGGCGCGGTTGGAAGAAGCCCTACGATAA
- the tnpA gene encoding IS200/IS605 family transposase produces MRKKSWRSTGAAVYSLNYHFVWSIKYRRRVLRAPVDETLKEAIKALCQEHGYELIALEVMDDHVHVFLSAPPKVAPSIIAKVLKGSTARTLFTKHPELKNILRNDHLWNPSYYVGSAGHVSSEINQRYIDGQKTKQEGGE; encoded by the coding sequence ATGAGAAAAAAATCTTGGAGGTCAACAGGAGCAGCAGTTTATAGCCTTAATTACCATTTCGTATGGTCTATCAAATATCGTAGAAGGGTTCTGCGAGCACCAGTGGATGAGACACTGAAAGAAGCAATAAAAGCATTATGTCAAGAACACGGATATGAGTTGATTGCTCTTGAAGTAATGGATGATCATGTACATGTTTTCTTGTCTGCTCCTCCTAAGGTAGCTCCTTCTATTATTGCAAAAGTACTGAAAGGATCTACCGCTCGAACCCTTTTTACAAAACATCCTGAACTTAAGAACATACTTCGTAACGACCATTTATGGAATCCCAGCTACTATGTTGGATCGGCTGGGCATGTATCAAGTGAAATCAACCAGCGATACATTGATGGACAAAAAACAAAACAGGAAGGAGGTGAATGA
- a CDS encoding RNA-guided endonuclease InsQ/TnpB family protein encodes MPILTIKAKIHSDPKTEAVLKDAMLCATKVYNGLLWHLRKEYEEKGKVKVSRKNLNLILKELPRTRGYYSMSVQLTRDEVIQAYKSFFELRKKGLTKHHAPGFRRKTALSPLKYVQSGFKVQGNKVTLSLGTSRQDGVKSVSFRISHRPHVQYERIRQLSIIYDKISGQLEARLMVEVKTSKNEGSGRVAIDLGETILMACVFDDGTVSLYSGRKIKSIRRYWQKVRANLKQRSRRWFQIAHKERKQVDHLLHIATTHLISECLKKGVKEIAIGDLNGIRENIDYGDSVNQRLHGWPYRKIINMIKYKGELAGMEVRDHIDERNTSRTCHSCGQILVSNRKHRGLYLCSCGWNAHADVNGALNIFEKAFKVSPMKRSSGRVARPVTMSYHLGWHGVTEPNYSASLYAS; translated from the coding sequence ATGCCTATCCTTACCATCAAAGCAAAGATTCATTCAGATCCTAAAACAGAAGCTGTGCTGAAAGATGCCATGCTTTGTGCTACCAAAGTATACAATGGTCTTTTATGGCATCTTCGAAAAGAGTATGAGGAGAAAGGGAAAGTAAAGGTTTCTCGAAAAAACCTCAATCTCATTTTGAAAGAGCTACCACGAACTAGAGGATATTACTCTATGTCAGTGCAACTTACACGAGATGAGGTGATCCAGGCATATAAGAGTTTTTTTGAGTTGAGGAAAAAGGGACTGACTAAGCATCACGCACCAGGCTTCCGTAGAAAAACTGCCCTCTCTCCCCTCAAATATGTTCAGAGTGGATTCAAAGTCCAAGGGAACAAAGTGACTCTCAGTTTGGGAACCAGTCGTCAGGATGGAGTAAAAAGTGTCTCTTTCCGAATCTCCCATCGTCCTCATGTTCAATATGAGCGCATCAGGCAACTGTCCATCATCTACGATAAGATTTCCGGGCAGCTGGAAGCCCGTCTGATGGTGGAAGTGAAGACTAGTAAAAATGAAGGATCGGGACGGGTGGCAATCGATCTGGGTGAGACCATCCTCATGGCATGTGTATTCGATGATGGAACTGTCTCTTTGTACTCCGGACGAAAGATCAAATCCATCCGGAGATACTGGCAAAAAGTCAGAGCAAACCTGAAACAAAGATCCCGCAGGTGGTTCCAAATCGCTCACAAGGAGCGTAAACAGGTAGATCATCTCTTACATATTGCAACAACTCATCTGATTTCCGAATGCCTCAAAAAAGGAGTAAAAGAGATTGCAATTGGGGATCTGAATGGGATTCGGGAGAACATTGACTATGGTGACTCCGTGAACCAACGTTTACATGGCTGGCCTTACCGCAAGATCATCAACATGATCAAATACAAAGGTGAACTGGCAGGAATGGAAGTACGAGACCATATCGATGAAAGGAATACTTCGAGAACTTGTCACTCTTGTGGCCAGATTCTTGTTTCTAATCGAAAGCATAGAGGTTTATACCTTTGCTCTTGCGGTTGGAATGCTCATGCGGATGTAAACGGGGCACTCAATATCTTCGAAAAAGCTTTCAAGGTATCTCCTATGAAGAGGAGTAGTGGCCGAGTGGCACGGCCCGTGACCATGTCCTACCATCTTGGTTGGCATGGTGTCACTGAACCGAATTACAGTGCTTCACTGTATGCATCCTAA
- a CDS encoding alpha/beta fold hydrolase, with the protein MSRVIRYDLRGVGRSGDAAGSFTHHDDLYALLERLGVDRASIVGISVGGKIAIDFALQYPHQVRNLVLINPGLSGYRWSDAFLANEREIHRLREKGRVEQALEQFLKTWVEGPFRKRSEVVPAVRRYVRQTVLDYWKRESKGIPHFPPTIDRLAEINVPTLVIRGDQDWEEI; encoded by the coding sequence ATGAGCCGCGTCATCCGTTACGACTTGCGCGGAGTGGGCCGATCCGGAGATGCTGCGGGCTCGTTTACCCATCACGACGATTTGTATGCACTGTTGGAAAGGTTGGGGGTGGACCGCGCATCCATCGTCGGCATCTCAGTCGGTGGGAAAATCGCCATCGACTTTGCGCTGCAGTATCCACACCAAGTGCGGAACCTGGTACTGATCAATCCGGGTCTAAGCGGCTATCGTTGGTCAGACGCGTTTCTCGCCAACGAGAGGGAAATCCATCGGCTTCGTGAAAAAGGTCGGGTGGAACAAGCGTTGGAACAGTTTCTGAAAACTTGGGTGGAAGGTCCCTTCCGCAAGCGGTCGGAAGTGGTTCCCGCAGTTCGACGATACGTGCGACAAACCGTACTGGACTACTGGAAACGCGAAAGCAAAGGGATACCGCATTTTCCACCCACCATCGATCGCTTGGCCGAAATCAATGTACCCACGCTGGTGATCCGGGGAGATCAAGATTGGGAGGAAATCTAA
- the cmpA gene encoding cortex morphogenetic protein CmpA encodes MPKWLRNQLMRAFYGKDRKQIRFLNACWFTYREKEQDALPPRRH; translated from the coding sequence ATGCCCAAATGGTTGCGCAACCAGCTGATGCGCGCGTTCTACGGCAAAGACCGTAAGCAGATCCGGTTTCTCAACGCGTGTTGGTTCACGTATCGCGAAAAGGAACAGGATGCTTTACCACCCCGTCGCCATTGA
- a CDS encoding TatD family hydrolase: protein MEKGMSLVDTHVHFDQFPEEEVPEIIERARQAGVNHVVAVASGADSCLRLLEWKRRLPDWFTVAFGVHPERKTDDAEVETVIELIRRHREEIGAIGEVGLPYYTLPEMRRKQPPSPDAVARLSRFLLLAAELDLPVVLHAVHETAEPVRQLLRRHGVKQAVFHWLKAPADVLRHIVDDGYLISVTPDVLHRERDRELARQVPLSQLLLETDAPWEYEGKRAEPARVKEVAEEVARVKGVTFRQVCQQTTENARRLFSIDTSMATGW from the coding sequence TTGGAGAAGGGAATGTCACTGGTTGACACCCATGTTCATTTCGATCAATTCCCCGAGGAAGAAGTGCCGGAAATCATCGAGCGGGCTCGGCAAGCAGGTGTGAACCATGTGGTGGCCGTGGCGTCGGGGGCGGACTCATGCCTCCGTTTGTTGGAGTGGAAACGAAGGTTACCGGACTGGTTCACTGTTGCTTTCGGCGTCCATCCGGAGCGGAAGACGGATGATGCGGAAGTGGAAACAGTGATCGAGCTGATCCGGCGGCATCGGGAGGAGATCGGTGCCATTGGGGAAGTGGGATTGCCCTATTACACACTGCCGGAAATGCGGCGAAAGCAACCGCCCTCTCCCGACGCGGTTGCCCGTTTGTCCCGTTTTCTTTTGTTGGCGGCAGAGCTTGATTTGCCGGTGGTACTGCATGCCGTCCACGAAACGGCGGAACCGGTCCGACAGCTGTTGCGCCGACATGGGGTAAAACAGGCGGTGTTTCACTGGCTCAAAGCGCCAGCTGATGTATTGCGACACATCGTGGATGATGGTTATCTCATCTCGGTGACACCGGATGTGCTTCACAGGGAACGGGACCGTGAGTTGGCCCGCCAAGTACCTTTGTCCCAGTTGTTGTTGGAAACGGATGCGCCGTGGGAATATGAGGGAAAAAGAGCGGAACCGGCGAGGGTAAAGGAAGTGGCGGAGGAAGTGGCCAGAGTGAAGGGTGTGACGTTTCGGCAAGTGTGCCAGCAAACGACGGAGAATGCACGACGCCTGTTCAGTATCGATACATCAATGGCGACGGGGTGGTAA
- a CDS encoding cation-translocating P-type ATPase gives MKNEPIRCIHALPGRIRVLVSSCKGNQKKASELAAFLTGQIGIQKVNPCFVTGSMLIFYDPTQLTKDRVMELILSALQRNSADMSVSVSEKRPVVDSSQVCHRAKVEVAASATPLLDDQSTVGIDTVQSHRTTPLPLTVSLLGLGAIGAKQAYMGKSALARGMVPFYLSSLISVATGYPFLKRGLQKLRVRKKWNTDLILGTAAFALALVRENLVVLAGLSIIQYINWKYHQNRKEDPNTFDYVSSDIQDYSRRAEKWGGLLAGATWAVTKDPLRGLAVLLGANPRTATISVEPAWKSAELRCQEKRLPIPENGSLPQLARTKTFLFENDSLLFTPDSQELFCMADREDEARLWCWTATLLQKTKHPWKEEILQKAGETGRTIRTAFHVQEADEGVYGRIQNHDVFFGTLRYLQKVGLDGGSYLLPAKRLIRKGYQVWFTVVRTGDVSQVQGILYRSTGGLTPIFEQFQRYRQPDWTVAVLETSDAKADVLRRYRIDSSWSSLGPDEIKERIGCLRQRGEEVIWVSSSRTASIKETMLGQKIPRTTGNLLNSMMEARLIAERTDQLIHQHVRVSKFWNALGPLLALPFRVSAFTINLIADALSLIFLSRVKMNEKRLRATVLKNNEQALLEVSATSEGLLSEPDLRWHEKTASDVLRYFHVEQSQGLDPFRVQELKKQYGENRLQARERKSWWVSFFEQFKEFSTLLLVGTTALSFLTGDVFHGLAMGAVLLANAAVGAMQERKAEKVVEALNQYQPPVTCVIRKGQTVETSGTDLVPGDVVCLKAGDRVPADLRLLLSWNLEVNESVLTGESVAVRKSPEPVSADSPLSDRNNMLYMGTDVIRGKGIGIVVNTGSQTEMGRVLSGNNFEKQTTPLQERITSMSKTFVKGAVIVAAAVCVTGLMRGIPLPEMISTSIALAASAIPEGLPVTVTIALSAGIYRMARKNAPIRRLSTLETLGRVTVICSDKTGTLTQNEMTVKKIATLNEDWRVEGNGYAPKGNIIAEESGKTFQRNHPEMSRMMQISLLCNNSEIFEEEGRWKVKGDPTEGALLALAQKAQMQENLSEWTRIHEIPFDSANGRMTVACKKSEETCYLFSKGSLESILPLCDRIQSGGQILPLTEKEKAAILRKNEAMASQALRVLAFAYRDVEHLENEGNCPEENNLIFLGIMGMMDPPKPDVAESIDQARKLGVKTVMITGDHPMTAISIAKQIGIYSDETSVITGRELDQIDDEELERRIPSISIFARVTPEHKLRIVTAYQKRGEVVAMTGDGVNDTPAIKQANVGIAMGLTGTEVTKEAADMVLKTDHFASIVEGVKEGRTIISNIRKAVGCLLTGNLAEIIITGAAVIAGLPMPLIPIQILLMNLMTDALPAMILAVNPGNKTKQTRRTDIVDRSLYTKVVTRGALLSTGALGLFLMQLRRGSSLLVAQTTVFATLVLGELIQTLSWRQEGSEERLSEWTKDRFLTGALSASLLTLLGSIYIPPVARFLHTAPLGLRDWVPIVLVAGLVSKVSEPLIAMLSANNQPMANRTTPRLGGTIV, from the coding sequence GTGAAAAACGAACCTATTCGCTGCATTCACGCGTTGCCCGGACGGATTCGTGTCCTGGTATCGTCATGTAAAGGAAATCAAAAAAAAGCTTCTGAATTAGCTGCGTTTTTGACGGGGCAAATCGGAATCCAAAAGGTAAACCCTTGTTTTGTCACTGGGAGTATGCTGATCTTTTATGATCCGACCCAGTTGACAAAAGACAGGGTAATGGAATTGATTCTGTCTGCACTGCAGCGCAATTCCGCCGATATGTCGGTATCAGTGTCCGAGAAACGGCCGGTAGTCGACTCTTCGCAAGTTTGTCACCGGGCAAAGGTGGAAGTCGCAGCTTCCGCGACACCCTTGCTTGATGATCAATCGACTGTCGGAATCGATACTGTCCAGTCTCATCGGACGACTCCACTCCCCTTAACCGTTTCTCTGCTCGGTTTAGGAGCCATCGGCGCAAAACAGGCGTATATGGGGAAATCCGCCTTAGCGAGAGGGATGGTTCCTTTTTACCTGTCCAGCTTGATCTCCGTGGCTACGGGCTACCCTTTTTTGAAACGGGGCTTGCAAAAATTACGCGTACGGAAAAAATGGAACACCGATCTTATCCTTGGAACAGCCGCCTTTGCGCTGGCGCTTGTTCGCGAAAACTTGGTTGTATTGGCTGGTCTTAGCATCATTCAATACATCAACTGGAAATATCACCAGAACCGAAAAGAAGACCCCAACACCTTTGACTATGTCTCATCCGATATCCAAGATTACAGTCGACGGGCGGAAAAGTGGGGGGGATTGTTGGCAGGAGCTACCTGGGCGGTAACGAAGGACCCGCTTCGGGGGTTGGCTGTCTTGTTGGGTGCCAATCCACGAACCGCTACCATTTCTGTGGAGCCGGCTTGGAAAAGTGCAGAACTCCGCTGCCAGGAGAAAAGATTGCCCATCCCTGAAAACGGTTCGCTCCCTCAACTGGCCCGGACCAAAACGTTTTTGTTTGAAAATGATTCACTTTTGTTCACCCCGGACAGCCAGGAACTGTTTTGCATGGCGGACAGAGAAGACGAAGCACGACTGTGGTGTTGGACCGCCACTCTGTTACAAAAAACAAAACATCCCTGGAAAGAGGAAATCCTTCAAAAGGCGGGGGAAACAGGCCGGACCATCCGAACCGCTTTCCATGTTCAGGAAGCGGATGAGGGTGTATATGGACGAATCCAAAACCATGACGTCTTTTTTGGTACGCTCCGATACTTGCAAAAGGTTGGATTGGACGGCGGCTCCTACCTTCTCCCGGCTAAGCGGCTGATCCGGAAAGGATATCAAGTATGGTTCACCGTCGTTCGAACCGGTGATGTCAGCCAAGTACAAGGGATCCTGTACCGTTCCACAGGTGGATTGACCCCGATCTTTGAGCAATTTCAACGGTATCGCCAACCGGATTGGACCGTTGCCGTGTTGGAAACCTCTGACGCCAAAGCGGATGTATTGCGCCGATATCGGATCGACTCAAGTTGGTCCTCCCTCGGTCCCGATGAAATCAAAGAACGGATTGGATGCCTCCGTCAGCGCGGAGAAGAAGTGATTTGGGTGTCTTCTTCCCGTACCGCTTCCATAAAGGAGACGATGTTAGGACAGAAAATTCCACGTACCACAGGCAATCTCCTGAATTCGATGATGGAGGCCCGTCTTATCGCGGAACGGACCGATCAATTGATCCATCAGCATGTTCGGGTATCTAAATTTTGGAATGCCTTAGGACCGTTGTTGGCTCTCCCGTTTCGGGTTAGTGCATTTACCATCAATTTGATAGCCGATGCTCTCTCTCTCATCTTCCTATCCAGGGTAAAAATGAATGAAAAGAGATTGAGAGCTACCGTTTTGAAAAACAATGAACAGGCCTTGCTGGAGGTTTCCGCCACTTCTGAAGGTTTGCTTTCCGAACCCGATCTCCGCTGGCATGAGAAAACAGCGTCCGACGTACTGAGATATTTTCATGTGGAACAAAGCCAGGGGTTGGACCCCTTCAGAGTGCAGGAGCTGAAAAAGCAATACGGGGAAAATCGACTGCAAGCCCGTGAGAGAAAGTCATGGTGGGTATCTTTCTTCGAGCAATTTAAAGAGTTTAGTACCCTGTTGCTGGTGGGAACCACCGCACTGTCCTTTTTAACTGGAGACGTTTTTCATGGTCTTGCCATGGGAGCGGTATTGTTGGCCAATGCCGCTGTAGGGGCCATGCAGGAGCGAAAAGCAGAAAAAGTGGTAGAAGCGTTGAACCAGTACCAGCCACCGGTGACCTGTGTCATCCGTAAGGGACAAACGGTGGAGACATCGGGAACAGATTTGGTTCCGGGGGATGTAGTCTGCCTGAAAGCGGGAGATCGTGTTCCTGCTGATCTGCGTCTTCTTCTTTCCTGGAATCTGGAGGTCAATGAATCGGTGTTGACGGGAGAATCTGTAGCCGTCAGAAAAAGTCCCGAACCCGTTTCGGCCGATTCCCCTCTATCCGATCGAAACAACATGCTCTATATGGGAACGGATGTCATCCGGGGCAAAGGGATCGGCATTGTGGTCAACACCGGATCTCAAACGGAAATGGGGCGTGTCCTGTCGGGAAATAATTTCGAGAAGCAAACAACACCCCTTCAAGAACGGATTACTTCCATGAGCAAAACCTTTGTAAAAGGAGCGGTGATCGTTGCCGCAGCAGTGTGCGTGACTGGCCTGATGCGGGGTATTCCCTTGCCCGAAATGATCAGCACGTCCATTGCTTTGGCGGCTTCCGCTATTCCCGAAGGACTTCCCGTAACGGTCACGATCGCTTTGAGTGCCGGCATTTATCGGATGGCCCGGAAAAACGCTCCGATCCGGCGCTTGTCCACTTTGGAAACCCTGGGGCGAGTCACGGTGATCTGCTCTGACAAGACCGGCACGCTCACGCAAAATGAAATGACTGTGAAAAAGATCGCTACCTTGAACGAAGATTGGCGTGTGGAAGGAAACGGTTATGCTCCAAAAGGAAACATCATCGCGGAAGAATCGGGAAAAACGTTTCAAAGAAACCATCCCGAAATGAGTCGAATGATGCAAATCAGCCTGCTGTGCAACAACAGCGAAATTTTTGAGGAAGAGGGGCGTTGGAAGGTCAAAGGTGACCCCACGGAGGGAGCCTTATTAGCCCTAGCTCAAAAAGCACAGATGCAGGAGAATCTTTCCGAATGGACGCGTATCCACGAAATTCCCTTTGATTCCGCCAACGGCAGAATGACCGTGGCATGCAAAAAAAGTGAGGAAACGTGTTATCTGTTTTCCAAGGGGAGCTTGGAATCCATATTACCGCTGTGCGATCGTATTCAATCCGGAGGACAAATCCTCCCGCTGACAGAAAAAGAAAAAGCGGCCATCCTCCGCAAGAATGAGGCAATGGCGAGTCAAGCCCTTCGTGTTTTGGCTTTTGCCTACCGCGATGTGGAGCATCTGGAGAATGAGGGGAATTGTCCGGAAGAAAACAACCTCATTTTCCTCGGCATCATGGGAATGATGGATCCACCGAAACCCGATGTGGCGGAAAGTATCGATCAAGCAAGGAAACTGGGGGTCAAAACAGTGATGATCACCGGTGACCATCCCATGACGGCCATTTCCATCGCCAAACAAATCGGGATCTACAGCGATGAAACCAGTGTGATCACAGGACGGGAATTGGATCAAATCGACGACGAGGAACTGGAGCGCAGGATTCCATCGATATCCATCTTTGCACGGGTAACACCTGAACACAAACTTCGGATCGTCACCGCCTATCAAAAACGGGGCGAAGTTGTGGCCATGACCGGAGACGGTGTCAATGATACCCCTGCAATCAAACAGGCTAATGTAGGGATCGCCATGGGGTTGACGGGAACCGAAGTAACCAAGGAAGCGGCGGACATGGTATTGAAAACCGACCATTTCGCTTCGATCGTCGAAGGGGTGAAAGAGGGACGAACCATCATCAGCAATATCCGAAAAGCGGTGGGATGCTTGCTGACCGGCAATTTGGCGGAGATCATCATCACAGGCGCAGCTGTTATCGCTGGTTTACCGATGCCGCTGATCCCCATCCAAATCCTACTGATGAATTTGATGACGGATGCGTTGCCCGCGATGATTCTGGCGGTTAACCCGGGGAACAAAACCAAACAAACCCGTCGCACCGACATTGTGGACCGCTCACTGTACACGAAAGTGGTTACCCGTGGAGCATTATTAAGCACCGGAGCACTCGGTCTGTTCCTGATGCAACTGCGTCGCGGCAGTTCGTTGCTTGTCGCTCAAACGACCGTTTTTGCCACCTTGGTGTTGGGTGAGCTGATCCAGACTTTATCATGGCGACAGGAAGGTTCCGAAGAACGTCTCTCAGAGTGGACCAAAGACCGTTTTCTTACGGGTGCGCTGAGTGCATCCCTTCTCACTTTGCTCGGGTCCATTTATATTCCACCCGTGGCTCGTTTTCTGCACACTGCGCCTCTCGGCTTGAGGGATTGGGTGCCCATCGTTTTAGTGGCAGGTCTAGTGTCGAAAGTCTCGGAACCGCTGATTGCGATGTTATCTGCCAATAACCAGCCAATGGCCAACCGGACAACACCCAGACTGGGGGGGACAATCGTATGA
- a CDS encoding DUF5132 domain-containing protein produces the protein MIWKSMDKWIVGTALILAVPAILPIAKQVCQPMRQRGNYVWSRMKEEMEDFIAEAQFERMKKRFDRELDMLP, from the coding sequence ATGATTTGGAAATCAATGGATAAATGGATTGTCGGAACGGCTTTGATCCTGGCCGTTCCGGCGATTCTCCCTATTGCGAAGCAGGTATGTCAGCCAATGCGGCAACGGGGAAACTATGTATGGAGCAGGATGAAGGAAGAGATGGAAGATTTTATAGCGGAAGCTCAGTTTGAGCGCATGAAAAAACGGTTCGACCGGGAACTGGATATGCTTCCGTGA
- a CDS encoding Tex family protein — MQVQEMLRLIAEELGIQVKQVQASVELMEEGNTIPFIARYRKERTGELDEEQLRAIADRYQYLVQLNQRKEEVIRLIDEQGKLTDELKERILQAVKLQEVEDLYRPFRPKRKTRASVAKERGLEPLAEAMLQAKSEAEVTALAPQFVDEEKEVKTPEEALAGAMDIIAEALSDDAEVRKWVREYTWKHGVLVSSAKDPDVRSVYEMYYDYREPVHKMPSHRILAVNRGEREEILRVQVEVEDGPIMERLYRWFSVPTHAYLRQAAEDAYKRLIAPSIEREIRSAMTEKAEEQAIHIFSENLRNLLLQPPVRGKTVLGVDPAYRTGCKLAVVDDTGKLLHVGVVYPTPPQNKVAEAKATVKRIVEDYGVDLIAIGNGTASRETEAFVAELIREMDLELYYVIVNEAGASVYSASKLAREEFPDLDAAQRSAVSIARRLQDPLAELVKIEPKAVGVGQYQHDVSQKRLAESLTAVVESAVNHVGVDVNTASVSLLQYVSGISASVAKNIVKRREEQGRYRNREELKEVPRLGAKTFEQCIGFLRIPDGENPLDRTPIHPESYPVVERLLAALDSQPEEIGTESLNQKLRQVDVEAMAERLDCGVPTLRDIISALLRPGRDPRDELPAPIFRSDVLKPEDLKPGMQLKGTVRNVVDFGVFVDIGLKNDGLVHISKMSERYVRHPMDLVSVGDIVDVWVLKVDLERERVGLSMIPVSTEDTM; from the coding sequence ATGCAGGTTCAAGAGATGTTGCGTCTGATTGCCGAAGAGTTGGGCATTCAGGTCAAACAAGTGCAGGCCAGTGTCGAATTGATGGAGGAAGGTAACACAATCCCCTTTATCGCCCGTTACCGAAAAGAGCGGACAGGTGAGCTGGATGAGGAACAGTTGCGTGCGATCGCAGATCGTTATCAATATCTCGTTCAGTTGAATCAGCGAAAAGAAGAAGTTATCCGGCTGATCGATGAACAGGGCAAGTTGACGGACGAATTGAAAGAGCGGATTCTGCAGGCGGTTAAATTGCAGGAAGTGGAAGACTTGTATCGACCGTTCCGCCCCAAACGGAAAACCCGCGCCTCCGTGGCCAAAGAGCGTGGGTTGGAACCGCTGGCGGAGGCGATGCTGCAGGCGAAAAGTGAAGCGGAAGTGACCGCTTTGGCGCCGCAGTTTGTCGATGAGGAAAAAGAGGTGAAAACCCCGGAAGAGGCGCTGGCCGGGGCGATGGACATAATTGCCGAGGCGTTGTCTGATGATGCCGAGGTACGCAAATGGGTGCGGGAGTACACTTGGAAACACGGGGTGCTGGTCTCCTCGGCCAAAGATCCGGACGTGCGCAGCGTCTATGAAATGTATTACGATTATCGTGAACCTGTACATAAAATGCCATCCCACCGCATTTTGGCGGTGAACCGCGGCGAACGCGAGGAAATCCTGCGCGTGCAGGTGGAAGTGGAAGATGGCCCGATTATGGAACGCTTGTACCGATGGTTTTCCGTTCCGACGCACGCCTATCTGCGTCAGGCTGCAGAAGATGCATACAAACGGCTGATCGCTCCGTCGATTGAACGTGAAATTCGCTCGGCTATGACGGAAAAAGCGGAGGAACAAGCGATCCATATCTTTTCGGAAAACCTGCGAAACCTGTTGTTGCAACCGCCGGTACGCGGCAAAACCGTACTGGGTGTTGATCCCGCTTACCGTACGGGTTGTAAGCTGGCCGTGGTGGACGATACAGGCAAATTGCTCCATGTTGGTGTGGTCTACCCCACACCGCCGCAGAACAAAGTGGCTGAAGCAAAAGCTACCGTCAAGCGGATCGTGGAAGATTACGGTGTCGATCTGATCGCGATCGGAAATGGGACGGCATCGCGGGAGACGGAAGCGTTTGTCGCGGAGCTGATCCGTGAGATGGATCTGGAATTGTACTACGTGATCGTCAATGAAGCGGGAGCCAGCGTCTATTCCGCATCCAAACTGGCCCGGGAGGAATTTCCCGACCTGGACGCGGCACAGCGGAGCGCGGTTTCGATCGCCCGCCGTCTGCAGGATCCGTTGGCGGAATTGGTGAAAATCGAGCCCAAAGCCGTTGGTGTAGGGCAGTACCAGCACGATGTATCGCAAAAACGGTTGGCGGAAAGCCTGACTGCGGTAGTGGAATCGGCAGTGAACCACGTGGGGGTGGATGTCAACACTGCATCCGTTTCCCTGTTGCAATATGTATCGGGTATCAGTGCATCGGTGGCCAAAAACATCGTGAAAAGGCGCGAAGAACAAGGGCGGTATCGCAACCGGGAAGAGCTGAAGGAAGTTCCCCGTCTGGGTGCCAAAACGTTTGAGCAGTGTATCGGCTTTTTGCGCATTCCCGATGGTGAGAACCCGTTGGACCGAACGCCCATCCACCCCGAATCGTATCCGGTGGTGGAGCGTCTGTTGGCGGCGTTGGACAGCCAACCGGAAGAGATCGGAACTGAATCGCTCAACCAAAAGCTGCGACAGGTCGATGTGGAAGCGATGGCTGAACGTTTGGATTGCGGCGTCCCCACCCTGCGGGACATCATCTCCGCATTGCTCCGACCTGGACGAGACCCGCGCGACGAACTGCCGGCCCCGATTTTCCGCTCCGACGTGTTGAAGCCGGAGGATTTGAAACCGGGTATGCAACTGAAAGGCACCGTGCGCAATGTGGTCGATTTCGGTGTGTTCGTGGATATCGGTTTGAAAAATGACGGGTTGGTGCACATCTCCAAAATGAGTGAACGGTATGTGCGGCATCCGATGGACCTCGTCTCGGTGGGGGACATTGTGGACGTTTGGGTGCTGAAGGTGGACTTGGAACGGGAACGCGTCGGACTGAGCATGATCCCGGTATCGACAGAGGACACGATGTGA